GGCAAGGGCTACGGCGACCTGAAGAAGGATCTCGCCGAGATCGTCGCGGACTTCACTGCACCGCTCGCAGAACGGGTACAGGGCTATCTGGACGACCCGGCCGAACTCGACCGGGTGCTCGCCCGTGGAGCCACCCGGGCGCGTGAGGTCGCCGGCGCGACACTGGCCGCCGTCCACGACAAGATCGGGTTCCTGCCCCCGACCTGACACCGAACAAGATGAGGACGTGAGCCGCGTGGCTGTTGCCGTCGACAAGGACGCGGACATCGTCCGCGCGAAGGCGGCGGAGGAGCCCGCCGAGCCGACGAAGTTCGAGCAGCTGCGCGCGAAGTACGAGTGGCTCGACCACGTCGTGCGCGCGGGTGTGCGCTACACCGAGCGGCACGGCGACCACTACGCCGCGGCGATCACCTACTTCTCCGTGCTGGCGCTGTTCCCGCTGATCCTGGTCTCGGTCGCGGCGCTCGGGTACGTGCTGTTCCTCCAGCCCGACCTGCTCGACCAGCTCAAGGCCGGCATCAGCGCCAACGCCCCGGCCGGGCTCGACGCGCTGGTCAACCCGATCGTCGACAACGCCATCGAGTCGCGCGGCACGATCGGGGTCATCGGTCTGCTCGGCGCGCTCTACACCGGGATCGGCTGGATGTCGAACCTGCGCGAGGCGCTCTCCGAGCAGTGGGGCCAGCCGCCGACGGCCCCGCCGATCGTCAAGAAGACGCTGTTCGACCTGCTCACCCTGATCGGCCTCGGCACCGCGATGGTCGGCTCGTTCGCGATCACCGGGCTGGTGTTCGGCTTCACGGGCACGATCCTGGAGTTCGTCGGGCTCTCCGAGCAGGGCTGGGCGAAGTTCCTGCTCGGCCTGTTCGGCGTCCTGCTCGGCCTCGCCGCCAACTGGCTGATCTTCTTGTGGGTGATCGCCCGGCTGCCCCGCGAGCACGCCACGCTGCGCAGCGCGGCGAAGGCGGCCGTCCTCGGCGCGATCGGGTTCGAGGTGCTCAAGCAGGTCATGACGGTCTACCTCGCCTCGGTCACGGAGTCGCCGACCGGCCAGATCATCGGTCCGTTCATCGGTCTGATGGTGTTCGCGTTCTTCACCTCGCGGTTCATCCTGTTCGTCACGGCCTGGGCGGCGACGTCGAAGGAGAACGAGCAGGAGGAGGCGGTCGAGGTGCCCGGGCCCGCGGTGATCCACTCCGAGGTGACGGTCCGCTCGGGCCCCGCCGCGGGCACCGCGGCCGGGCTCGTCGGGGCCGGGGCGATCGCCGGGGTGCTCGGGTTCGGCCTGCTGCGGGGACGGCGGCGGGACTGACCCGCCTCAGCGTCGGCGACGGACCACGGCGGCCGCGGCCAGCAGCAGGAGGACGGCGGCCGTCCCGCCGACGAGCAGCGGGCCGACCGGGGCGGGACCGTCCGGAGCCGGGCCGTCCGGCGTCGGGGCCGGCAGTGCGTCGGTCACGGGTGGCGGCGCGGGCGCCCGGTCCACCAGCACCCCGAGCGGCTCGACGTCGGCGGGCAGCGCGAAGCCGAGGTCGAGCAGGGCCGCGGCCTGCGTCGTCATCGGGACGGGGGACTGCTCGCCCCGCACCAGCGCCACGACGAGCCGCCTGCCGCCGCGCTCCGCGGCCCCGACGAACGTGTGCCGGGCGGCGTCGGTGAAGCCGGTCTTGCCGCCCAGCGCCCCCGGGTAGCGGGTGAGGAACCGGCTGGAGTTGGACAGCACGAACCCCGGCACCTCGCCGTAGCCGGGGAACGGGACCGACGCCGTCGCGATCGTCGCGGCGAACAGCGGGTCGCGCAGCGCCACCCGGAACAGCAGCGCGAGGTCGTAGGCGCTCGACGCGCCGCCCGGGCCGTCGAGCCCGGACGGGGTGGCCGGCCGCGTGTCCAGCGCACCCAGCCCCCGGGCGGTCGCGGTCATCTCCGCGACGGTGGCCGCGTCCCCGCCCAGTGCCCTGGCCAGCGCGGCCGCGGTGTCGTTGCCCGAGTTGAGCAGCATCCCCGCCAGCAGCTGGCGCACGGTGTAGCGGCCGCCCGGCCCGATCCCCGCACGGCTGCCGTCGATGCGCAGGTCCGCGGCGGTGCCCTCGACGACGAGATCGGGGTCGAGGTCGCGCAGTGCGACGAGCGCGGTCAGCACCTTGATCGTCGACGCCGGCCGGTGCCGCGCGTGCGGGGCGCGGACGGCCAGCACGTCACCGGTGTCGAGGTCGGCGAGCACGAACGACGCCACCTGCACCTCCGCCGGCACGGCGCCGGACCCGGCCACGAGGTCACCGCACGCCGCGACGCCCCCGACCGGCTCCGCGGGCACCGGCACCGGCGCCACGACCGGCCCGGCCGCCTCCTCCGCGGCGGGCGGGCCCGGGGGAGCGGCCTGCCCCGGACACCTGGGCGCCTGCGCGGCCGCCGCGGCCGCGATCGGCCCGACCAGCAGCCCCACCACCACCGCCAGCACCGCGACCCACCGCACGGCGCCGCACTCTACGGACGCGACCACGCCCCGACCGGGCTGCAGTGGGGTGGCTCCACTCCGAGCGGGTTGCAGCGGAGCCACCCCACTGCGGTCGAGCGGGCGGGACTCAGCGCTCCGCAGCCGCCTTCACCGCGGCCACCGTGCGGTGCATGCCGTCGACCATCAGCTGCTCGCGGTCGCGCCCCAGCAGCCCGCTCGCGACCAGCGCGCGGACGGCGACGTTCGGCGTCGCGGTGCGCTCGCGCCACTGGGTCAGCCGCGTGCCGCCGTCGACGGGCTCCAGGCGCCAGCCCCACGTCATCGCGTTCTCCGCGACGGTGAACGCGAACCGCGACGGCGCCGCGCACTCGACGACGCGGCAGTGCGTGCTCCAGCGCACCCAGCCGTTGCGGTTGCGGCCGACGAACCGGGCGCCGGGGGCCGGGCCCGTCGCCCCTCCGCTCCAGCGGCCGCCGGTGTTCTCCGGGCTCCACTCGCCCATCCGCGTGATGTCGGTGACCAGAGCCCAGACCGTGTCCGGCGGGGCGGCGATCGTCGTCGTGACCTCGTCCATGGGCCGAATGTCGCACACCCGATCACCGGGCGCGCAGGGGGCGCTCACCCACCGGAGCCGACGATTCGGTCACGGCCATGGTCAACCCCCGCCCGCCCGGTTTACGGTTCCCCGTCGCGCGCACCGCAGCGCCGCTCCCAAGGAATCCCGGGCCCACGAGGTGCACCGGCCAGAACAGGAGGCACCCTTCCGTGCGCAACAGAAGAGGTTTGGCTGTCGCAGCCGCAGTGCTGAGCAGTGCACTGGTCCTCGCGGGCTGTGCCCGCGACACCGGAACCCCCGCCGCCGGTGGTGACGCGGCCGCCACGGAGTGCGCCCGCAACCCCGCCCCCGCCGCGGCGGGCGGCGCGGCCCCGACCGCCGCCCCCATCGCCCCCAACGCCGACGCCAGCGCCCTGCGCGTCGGCCTCGCCTTCGACGTGGGCGGCCGCGGCGACCAGTCGTTCAACGACTCCGCCTACGCCGGTCTGGAGCAGGCCGTCGCCGAGCTGGGCCTGGTGCAGGCCAACACCCGCGAGGTGGCCGCGGCCACCGGCGAGAGCGAGGACGCGCGCGTCAGCCGCCTGCGCCAGCTCGCCACCGACGGCTTCAGCCCGATCGTCGCGGTCGGCTTCGCCTACTCGGAGTCCCTGACGACGGTGGCCGCGGAGTTCCCCGACACCCAGTTCGCGATCGTCGACTCGGTCGTGGACCTGCCCAACGTCACCAGCCTGACCTTCGCCGCCGAGCAGGGCTCGTTCCTGGTCGGTGCGGCGGCCGCGCTGCGCACGACGTCGTGCCAGATCGGCTTCGTCGGCGGCGTCGAGGTGCCGCTGATCCAGGCGTTCGAGGCGGGCTACGTGCAGGGCGCGAAGGCGGTGGCCCCGGACATCCAGGTCGACGTCGACTACATCTCGCCCGCGGGTGACTTCTCCGGCTTCAA
This sequence is a window from Pseudonocardia petroleophila. Protein-coding genes within it:
- the yhjD gene encoding inner membrane protein YhjD → MSRVAVAVDKDADIVRAKAAEEPAEPTKFEQLRAKYEWLDHVVRAGVRYTERHGDHYAAAITYFSVLALFPLILVSVAALGYVLFLQPDLLDQLKAGISANAPAGLDALVNPIVDNAIESRGTIGVIGLLGALYTGIGWMSNLREALSEQWGQPPTAPPIVKKTLFDLLTLIGLGTAMVGSFAITGLVFGFTGTILEFVGLSEQGWAKFLLGLFGVLLGLAANWLIFLWVIARLPREHATLRSAAKAAVLGAIGFEVLKQVMTVYLASVTESPTGQIIGPFIGLMVFAFFTSRFILFVTAWAATSKENEQEEAVEVPGPAVIHSEVTVRSGPAAGTAAGLVGAGAIAGVLGFGLLRGRRRD
- a CDS encoding BMP family lipoprotein produces the protein MAVAAAVLSSALVLAGCARDTGTPAAGGDAAATECARNPAPAAAGGAAPTAAPIAPNADASALRVGLAFDVGGRGDQSFNDSAYAGLEQAVAELGLVQANTREVAAATGESEDARVSRLRQLATDGFSPIVAVGFAYSESLTTVAAEFPDTQFAIVDSVVDLPNVTSLTFAAEQGSFLVGAAAALRTTSCQIGFVGGVEVPLIQAFEAGYVQGAKAVAPDIQVDVDYISPAGDFSGFNDPARGTEVTRGQLDGGADVVYHAAGGSGQGVFEAVASATTADAPKYAIGVDSDQYNTVAAPTNEVIMTSMLKRVDVAVFNYINAVAGGDTTVIPPVFDLSVDGVGYSTTGGGVDDIAADLDAYKAAIISGDITVSSTP
- a CDS encoding SRPBCC family protein; this encodes MDEVTTTIAAPPDTVWALVTDITRMGEWSPENTGGRWSGGATGPAPGARFVGRNRNGWVRWSTHCRVVECAAPSRFAFTVAENAMTWGWRLEPVDGGTRLTQWRERTATPNVAVRALVASGLLGRDREQLMVDGMHRTVAAVKAAAER
- a CDS encoding D-alanyl-D-alanine carboxypeptidase family protein, with product MRWVAVLAVVVGLLVGPIAAAAAAQAPRCPGQAAPPGPPAAEEAAGPVVAPVPVPAEPVGGVAACGDLVAGSGAVPAEVQVASFVLADLDTGDVLAVRAPHARHRPASTIKVLTALVALRDLDPDLVVEGTAADLRIDGSRAGIGPGGRYTVRQLLAGMLLNSGNDTAAALARALGGDAATVAEMTATARGLGALDTRPATPSGLDGPGGASSAYDLALLFRVALRDPLFAATIATASVPFPGYGEVPGFVLSNSSRFLTRYPGALGGKTGFTDAARHTFVGAAERGGRRLVVALVRGEQSPVPMTTQAAALLDLGFALPADVEPLGVLVDRAPAPPPVTDALPAPTPDGPAPDGPAPVGPLLVGGTAAVLLLLAAAAVVRRRR